The window GCAATTGGCCAGGATGTCCTCAAGAGCCTAACGCCAACACAGCAGGTAATCAAAATCGTTAGCGAGGAGTTGACGAGTCTGCTGGGTGGTTCAGAAGTTGGGCTTAACTTAGCTGGCAAACCCACTGTTGTGATGCTTGTCGGTCTCCATGGGTCGGGCAAGACAACAAGCGCCGCCAAGCTTGCAAACATGGTGCGTAAACAAAATCGAAAACCGCTCCTTGTTGCACTAGATGTATACCGACCGGCAGCTGTAAAGCAGCTGCAGGTGCTAGGAGACCAATTGGGCATACCAGTGTTTGCATTAGGTGACAAGCACGACCCCGTAGACATAGCCAAAGCGGCAGTGAGCTCGGCGGCAAACGCAGGACAAGACGTGGTAATTATGGATACGGCAGGCCGGTTGCACATTGATGAAGAGCTGATGAGCGAACTTTCACGCATCCGCGACGCTGTTTCCCCGAAGGAAATTCTTCTTGTTGTAGATGCGATGACAGGGCAGGATGCTGTAAACATCGCAGAGCAGTTTAACAATGCTCTTGAGGTAACCGGTTTCATCCTAACCAAGCTTGATGGGGATGCACGAGGTGGTGCAGCGCTCTCTATAAAGGCTGTTACGGGCAAGCCCATCAAACTTGTAGGCGTGGGTGAGAAGCTTGATGCTCTTGAGACATTCCATCCCGAAAGAATGGCGTCGCGGATTCTAGGCATGGGCGACGTGCTTAGCCTAATTGAGAAAGCCGAGGCTGTTCTTGATAAACAAAAAGCAGAAGACCTTGAACGCAAGCTTAAGGAGAACAAATTCGATTTCGAGGACTATCTTGATCAGCTTCAACAGATGAGGAAAATGGGGCCGCTCGACCAAATTCTCAGCATGCTTCCGGGGTTCAACGCACGTGCAATGCAAGGTATGGAAATTGACGAGCGGCAGTTGGCGCGGACCGAAGCGATTATTCGTTCTATGACCAAGCAAGAGCGTCGGCACCCCGAGATATTAAATGGAAGCAGAAGGCGCCGAATAGCGAATGGGAGCGGCACTAGCATTCAGGAAGTAAACCGTTTAATAAAGCAATTTGAAGAAATGAAGAAAATGATAAGAGGTTTTGCTGAAGTTGAACAAGGGGGACGTCGACGAAAAGCAATCCCATGGCCCTTCTGATATAATAGATTTCGTTGCCGTTAGAATATGGGCACGATTAAATATATGGTAGTGAAAAATTTGTAAACACCGAGGAGGTTAGGCTTTGGCAGTAAAGATAAGACTTAGGAGGATGGGAGCTCGCAGCAAGCCGTTCTACAGGTTGGTGGTAGCGGACAGCCGGTCGCCACGTGATGGCCGGTTCATCGAGATGGTGGGATATTACGATCCACGAGCTGAACCGCCGGTAATAAATGTAAATGCAGAGAAGGTTCTTTTGTGGCTAAATCGTGGAGCTCAACCAACGGATACAGCTGCGGTGCTACTAAAAAAAGTGGGTATTTCTCATAAAGCCCTAGGAAATAAGGAGAGAACAAAGGAAGAACCAGAAAGTCCAGCTAAACCGGCCGCTGGGGAGCTTAAAGCAGAGGTTGCTTCTGAGGCGACCAGGGAAACGGTTGTGGAGGCTGAGCCGGCGGTAGAAACGGAAGCTGCGACTGAATCAAAAACTAGGTCTACCCGCAAAAAGAAGGCTTCTTTGGAAGACGAAGGAGCTGAGGCAGAAACTGCGTCTTCTGCGACCGAAACAGAAACTATTGGCAACGCTGAGGCCGCAGACGAAAAAGAGACAACTGGATAGCAGGGGCTACGGGACAGAGATACAGGCCGTAATGGCCACCGGCATGCCACGTTTAAAAGGTGTTTCATGTCGCGTGCCTGCGTCTTGCTTCCTTTCAGCCCTGCGTCTGAAAGGAGTGTTCAGATTGAAGGAATTGATAGAGTATCTAGTCAAAGCGTTGGTTGATGAGCCTGCGCAGGTGGATATCAGGGAAGTTGTTGGCGAAGAATCAACTACGTTTGAAATTCGCGTGGCACCAAACGACCTAGGCAAGGTGATTGGCAAACAAGGCAAAATAGCAAATGCGCTCCGTACCGTAGCCAAAGCTGCGGCAATGCGTGAAAAAAAGCGAGTCTATCTAGAAATCATCCCCTAAGAAGCATATCGCTGTATAATTCGGCCATTGCGAAAACGGTAGAGAAGGACTAATAGTGCCTGCCGCCTATTGGCAGGCGAGTTGCTGCCAAAATGTTAGTCAAACGCAGAGTTATTATAAAGGCGGTAGTTACTGAGAAGTTCAAGAAGCAACTGATTTCGCAGTTGGAACAGGCTCTTCAAGAGGTAAAACGCACACAACAGCAGATTGAAACTCAAGGTATGCGATATCTTGCGGAGCTAGAAGGAAGGGATCCAACGCAAGCAGTAGCTTTCGCTAGAAAACTCGAGCGCCAGAAGCGCAAGCAGGAGGCGGTAAGAGCGCGGCTAGACGAGGAGCTCTCAAAAGTCCGAATGCTTGAGTTGGGTGCTGAGCACCCCCAAGGGACGGTTGAGGGGTTGGTGGAGATAAATATAGGCGACAACATTAATGAAAAGCTTTGTGCCACTGAATTGATTGTTGAAGACGGCTTTGTCAAGGAAATACGCAACCCCTGATGGCTAGCGACGAGTGGAACGTTCTTATAGGAGAAGTGGTTGCACCGTTTGGACGTAGGGGAGAAGTGAAGGTGCTCCCCTACACCGATTACCCAGAGCACTTTTTTGAGCTTAAGGAAGTTCGGCCAGACCGCGCCATAGAAGGGCAAAACCTGAAAATTGAAGCAGTTCGACAGCATAAGAACCTTCTGCTCGTGAAGTTCGAAGGTTTTAACGATATTTCAGCTGCAGAGCGGCTTAGGGGAGCAAAGCTTTATATACGCGAGAAAGATCTAGTACCGCTTGGAAAAGACGAGTATTACATTCATGACATAATCGGACTTGAAGTGGTTACCCCCGAGGGGAAGAGCCTTGGCAAGGTTAAGGAGGTCATTCGTGGGCCAGCGAATGATGTGTACGTAACTGAGCGAGCGATGATCCCGGCCGTGAAGGAGTTCGTTACTAGCATCGATCTCCGCGAAAAGCGAATAGTCGTGCGCCCTATTCCAGGAATGGTCGAGGAAAATGAAAATGAGAGTTGATGTTCTCACCATCTTTCCAGAAATGGTGCGCTGTGGAGTGGATTATAGCATTCTTAAGCGCGCCCAAGAGAACAATCTTCTCACGATTTGCGTACATAATATCAGAGATTTTGCGGAGGATAAACACAAAACCACCGACGAGCCGCCATATGGCGGGGGCGCCGGCATGGTAATGAAACCTGAGCCAATCTTTAAAGCTGCAGAGCATGTAAAAGCTGAATACTGGACTGACCAAAGCAGGATAATCCTGACCACGCCCCAAGGACAGCTTTTTAATCAAGAAAAAGCGGCCGAGCTATCAAAATGTCCTCATTTGGTTTTTATCTGCGGCCATTACGAAGGCGTGGATGAACGTGTCCGAGAGCATTTAGTAACAGATGAGCTCTCAATCGGAGATTATATTTTGACTGGCGGTGAACTGCCTGCGCTCGTCATGCTCGATGCAGTGGCAAGGTTAATTCCGGGCGTGTTGGGAACGGAGCAGTCTGCTCTTGAGGAATCGTTCTCGGAGGGTTTGCTCGAATACCCACAGTATACTCGGCCGGTAGAATTTCGAGGCTGGCGGGTGCCAGATGTACTTCTATCCGGACATCATGCGGAAATTCAGAAATGGCGTCGCGTTCAATCGTTGAAACGAACGCTAGAGCGTCGGCCAGACCTTTTGGAAAAGGCACATCTTACTGAGGAAGATGTGCGAATCCTTGACGAACTGAGGAGGTCAAAGGATTCAAGGTAAAATCGGCAAAACTAGCCGAAAGCAAGAGTCTTTTTATTTAATTTAAAAGGCTCCTCTGCCATACTAACGCAGTACTAGCAAAAGGAGTAGTTGGAATGTCTACAGTAATACAAGAGATTGAGAAGGAACAACTGAAAGCTGAAAAGCCAGAAATTAACGTTGGCGACACAGTTCGGGTCCATGTTCGGGTCATCGAAGCTGGCAAAGAACGAATACAGGTTTTCGAAGGCATTGTTATCGCAAAGCGCCATGATTCAGTGCGGGAGACCTTTACGGTTCGTAAAATCTCCCATGGCATTGGCGTTGAACGCACTTTCTTACTACATAGCCCCAGGATTGCTAAAATCGAGGTGGTGCGCAAAGGAAAGGTGCGCCGTGCAAAGCTCTTCTATCTGAGAGAGAAGGTAGGAAAAGCGACACGGATAAAGGAAGATAAGAACCGCGGATAATGGAGTGGCTGGCTAACCTAAAAATCGAATATGTCATAATCATATCCGTTGTTTTACTTATACTTCGCCTATGGCTTGGCCGCTACAAAAACGTGACGGCAAAGTCGGCCGCTGAAATAGTCGAGTCGGTGCTAATTGCCATCGTACTCGTTTTCTTGATTATCCGGCCGTTCATAATCCAGGCGTTTTTCATTCCATCGGGATCGATGGAGCCTACCCTTTTGGTGCATGACCACATTTTGGTCAATAAATTCATTTATCGATTCAAGGAACCTCAGCGGGGGGATATAATCGTTTTCAAGGCGCCGGAGAATGCTACTACCGATGGAGTGGAGCGCGACTACATTAAACGGCTCATTGGCTTGCCAGGCGACGTAATAGAGGTTCGCAATGGTATACTTTATAGGAATGGCAAACCCGTCCGCGAGCCATACATCAAAGAGCCAATGGATTATGAGATGCCGCCGTTTAAAGTTCCGAAAGGGATGCTTTTCGTTATGGGTGACAATCGCAATGATAGCAACGACAGCCATAGGTGGGGTCCACTCGATCGAAACCGTGTTCTCGGCAAGGCGTTAGTAATCTTCTGGCCGCCCAGCCGAATCGGAATTCCCCGCTGAAAACCTTGCTCTGCTCGTCTAGCTGGAGGTCAACTAGCCGAAGGCGGTTGTAAAAGCAGGAGCCCACAGACAATGGACTGGCTTGCAAATGTCAGAATTGAATATGTCGTCGCGGCAATTGTCATACTTTTCATCGCGCGGTTGTGGCTTGCACGTTATAAGACTCCCATTGGTAAATCGGCCGCCGAGGTAGTTGAATCTGCCCTCGTAGCAATAATCCTTGTTTTCCTCATTATCCGTCCGTTTTTTATTCAGGTTTACACCATTCGGTCGGCTTCCATGGAGCCAACGCTTCGCGAAGGCGACCACATACTTCTAAATAAACTTGTCTATCGCTTGCGGCCGCCAAGGAATGGAGAAATAATTGTATTTAGAGCGCCCAAAAGTTGGACTGCTGATGGGACCGAGAGGGAATTTATTAAGAGACTTGTTGGTGTGCCTGGTGACCTAATAGCAGTTAGAAATGGAAAACTGCTGCGAAATGGAAAACCGGTAGACGAACCATACATCAAAGAGCCGATGAACTACGAAATGGACCCGATTCGTGTGCCCCGCGGCAAGCTCTTTGTGATGGGCGACAACCGAAACAACAGTAATGATAGCGTAAAAGAAGGCTTGCTAGATTTGAAACGAGTTCTGGGGAAATCAATAGCCATATTTTGGCCGCCTAACCGAGCGAGAATAATAAAATAATTTGCTAACAAAACTGTATTGTTACGTATAGTTGAAAGCCTAACGTAAAATGAGAAAATTTGGGCAAGGATGATAAGTTAGGGATGGAGGAAAGCCAAGATTCCGCGGACTTGTGGCATTACGAGCGAGCAGTCCGGGCACAAGGTTATCGCATTGTCGCCGGCGTTGATGAATCAGGCCGAGGGCCGCTTGCTGGACCGGTGGTTGCGGCTGCGGTAATTCTTCCTTTCGAATGTGATATCGGCGGCATATACGATTCAAAGCAACTTTCTCCAGCAAATCGCGAGGCAGCTTACGAAAAAATTCTAAGCATTGCTCTAGGCGTTGGGGTTGGCGTTGTGGATGCCGACGAAATAGACCGCTTAAATATCCTTCAAGCTACTTATCAGGCAATGCGAATCGCCATTGGCAAGCTGACCACTGCTGCCGATATCTTTCTGGTGGATGGTTATCCAATTCGCAATTTCGAGTTTCCACAAGTCGGCATAATTGACGGCGATTGCAAGAGCGCAAGTATAGCAGCTGCTTCTATAATCGCAAAAGTCACGAGAGACCGCATTATGCTGAACTATGACCGATTGTATCCTCAATATGGCTTTGCTAAACACAAAGGCTACCCTACGGAAGAGCATTTGCGAAACCTTGCCATTTATGGGCCTTGCGATATCCATAGGAAAACGTTCGGCCCCGTGGCGGAGGAGTTAAACCTTCTATGGGCACGGCAAGATCTGCTCTCGGCAGAGCAGGCGAAGAAAGAGCTATAAAACATTTAGAGTCAATTGGCTATAAGGTTGTTGAGAGAAATTTCCGATGTAGTGGCGGCGAAATTGACGCAATCGCCTACGACGGAAGCGACCTGGTATTCATTGAGGTCAAAGCCAGACGAAGCACTTCATTTGGCTATCCTTCTGAGGCTGTTGACTCTTTGAAACAAGCGAAGTTGATACGCTCAGCAGAGATATACCTTGCCGATCGCAGCTTGGGGGAGGTTGGCGCGCGCTTTGACATTGTAGAAGTCTATTTTGAAAGAGGAAAACTAGTAAGAATAGAGGTTATCAAGGGCGCTTTTATGGAGGACCGCTGAGCATGAACTATGAAGTTCGAGAAGGGAAGGAACGGCTGCCTGAAGAGGAAGATATCTACGGAGTTAATGAAAGTACGGAGAACGAATATGATTATGAATTCTGGATGCCCCATGAGGCAAAGCTTCGCCGCCGCAAGACACGCCTGCGCGCTCTTGCCGTTATTGTCATCCTCGCCTTTGTCATTACAATAGGATTTTTCGAGATTATACAGTTCCTATTGAATAGATGATACCCCTTTTATAAGCCGCCAGCTTAAAAGTTCTGTCGTAGGTTAAAAGCATTGGGAAAAACGCTTACTAAAGCACACGCAAAACTTGTTGAGCAAGAGAGTCCATGGCAGGCGCAATGTTTGGTGGAATTTTCTCAAAGCGTTTGTGCTCAAAGTCTCCCGAGTAGAGGACTGCCACAAAGTTACCTTTGCGAAAAATTAGGCGGATGTTACCGTTTTTATCGTCGGCGGAGTATGTTTCGTCTCCAATTATTCTTCCTTCAAGAGAGCGGTTGGTCCAGGGAAATGAAGACCACTCGGCCCCTGGGAGAGAAAGCTTTCTTAGCGCGGAAATCGCCCATTTAGCATGGTCCGCGGTGGAGAAAAAGTAATAACATGCGACAAAGCCGTATTCAAACCTCCGCGGGTCGCCAACTTCATAGTCTGCTGATACCATGCAATCATTTGCATAAGCTAGAAGAACGTCGCGAGAGAAACCGGCGTGATGTGCATTTATTTGTGCAAACTCATATGATAGCGGAAATTCGCGTCTAAAACCGGGAACCGTGATTTGGGCGCAGTATATTTTTGTAGCCAGGCGCCTAGCTTGTGCATGTTGATTAGCTTTTTCTATTAGCTTATCGAACCCAGGCAGAGTGCGAACTTTTTCAAAAAGCCTGCTATTTGTTGCGGCATTAATCCATCCTTGAATCCGGACATTTTGGCTTCCGTCCCCGGCGCCTACACCAATTATGAATGGATGGTTGAAAAGGCTAGAGAGATATTCATATGCCTTGCCAGCTTCCCCATCGCGCGCTTTGCAAACCGCGGCATCGAAGTATATTTCAGGCCTACGTACCGCAGCTTTATACTTAATGGCTTTCTCATATTCGCGGGCTGCGGAGGAGTAATCTCCCTTCTTGCGGTAAAGTTCGGCAAGCCTTACTCGCAAAAAAACCTGCCTGGTAGAAGTAAAACCTGAGTTCAGGTTTCTAGTGTAGTAGTCTATTGCTGCGTCGTAGTCGCCCAAGTCCTCATACAATTCTGCTAAAGCCGAGTTGATTCGTCTCTTAATAAACGCGGATTCCTTGCTAGATTCAGAAAACTTCAAACCACTCTTGAATACTCCCACGGCAGCCTTGTGCTTCCCTTGCTGTGCAAGCGATTCACCTAGCAGAAAATATACGCTAGGGTTGCGTGGTTGAATTTTAAGACACTCACGCATTAACCTTTCGGCCTCTCGAGGTTCTGCCTCGAGTGCAAGGCGAAAATACTCTCTTGTTTTCTCTTTAATTTTTTG is drawn from Armatimonadota bacterium and contains these coding sequences:
- the rplS gene encoding 50S ribosomal protein L19, producing the protein MSTVIQEIEKEQLKAEKPEINVGDTVRVHVRVIEAGKERIQVFEGIVIAKRHDSVRETFTVRKISHGIGVERTFLLHSPRIAKIEVVRKGKVRRAKLFYLREKVGKATRIKEDKNRG
- the lepB gene encoding signal peptidase I yields the protein MDWLANVRIEYVVAAIVILFIARLWLARYKTPIGKSAAEVVESALVAIILVFLIIRPFFIQVYTIRSASMEPTLREGDHILLNKLVYRLRPPRNGEIIVFRAPKSWTADGTEREFIKRLVGVPGDLIAVRNGKLLRNGKPVDEPYIKEPMNYEMDPIRVPRGKLFVMGDNRNNSNDSVKEGLLDLKRVLGKSIAIFWPPNRARIIK
- a CDS encoding tetratricopeptide repeat protein, which codes for MSKKQKVSVVIVAFVAILGVFYYFKAQKIKEKTREYFRLALEAEPREAERLMRECLKIQPRNPSVYFLLGESLAQQGKHKAAVGVFKSGLKFSESSKESAFIKRRINSALAELYEDLGDYDAAIDYYTRNLNSGFTSTRQVFLRVRLAELYRKKGDYSSAAREYEKAIKYKAAVRRPEIYFDAAVCKARDGEAGKAYEYLSSLFNHPFIIGVGAGDGSQNVRIQGWINAATNSRLFEKVRTLPGFDKLIEKANQHAQARRLATKIYCAQITVPGFRREFPLSYEFAQINAHHAGFSRDVLLAYANDCMVSADYEVGDPRRFEYGFVACYYFFSTADHAKWAISALRKLSLPGAEWSSFPWTNRSLEGRIIGDETYSADDKNGNIRLIFRKGNFVAVLYSGDFEHKRFEKIPPNIAPAMDSLAQQVLRVL
- the trmD gene encoding tRNA (guanosine(37)-N1)-methyltransferase TrmD, with product MRVDVLTIFPEMVRCGVDYSILKRAQENNLLTICVHNIRDFAEDKHKTTDEPPYGGGAGMVMKPEPIFKAAEHVKAEYWTDQSRIILTTPQGQLFNQEKAAELSKCPHLVFICGHYEGVDERVREHLVTDELSIGDYILTGGELPALVMLDAVARLIPGVLGTEQSALEESFSEGLLEYPQYTRPVEFRGWRVPDVLLSGHHAEIQKWRRVQSLKRTLERRPDLLEKAHLTEEDVRILDELRRSKDSR
- the rpsP gene encoding 30S ribosomal protein S16; protein product: MAVKIRLRRMGARSKPFYRLVVADSRSPRDGRFIEMVGYYDPRAEPPVINVNAEKVLLWLNRGAQPTDTAAVLLKKVGISHKALGNKERTKEEPESPAKPAAGELKAEVASEATRETVVEAEPAVETEAATESKTRSTRKKKASLEDEGAEAETASSATETETIGNAEAADEKETTG
- the ffh gene encoding signal recognition particle protein: MFESLTEKLQNVFKKLRGKGTLSEQDVADALREIRLVLLEADVNYKVVKDFTNTVRERAIGQDVLKSLTPTQQVIKIVSEELTSLLGGSEVGLNLAGKPTVVMLVGLHGSGKTTSAAKLANMVRKQNRKPLLVALDVYRPAAVKQLQVLGDQLGIPVFALGDKHDPVDIAKAAVSSAANAGQDVVIMDTAGRLHIDEELMSELSRIRDAVSPKEILLVVDAMTGQDAVNIAEQFNNALEVTGFILTKLDGDARGGAALSIKAVTGKPIKLVGVGEKLDALETFHPERMASRILGMGDVLSLIEKAEAVLDKQKAEDLERKLKENKFDFEDYLDQLQQMRKMGPLDQILSMLPGFNARAMQGMEIDERQLARTEAIIRSMTKQERRHPEILNGSRRRRIANGSGTSIQEVNRLIKQFEEMKKMIRGFAEVEQGGRRRKAIPWPF
- a CDS encoding ribonuclease HII, coding for MEESQDSADLWHYERAVRAQGYRIVAGVDESGRGPLAGPVVAAAVILPFECDIGGIYDSKQLSPANREAAYEKILSIALGVGVGVVDADEIDRLNILQATYQAMRIAIGKLTTAADIFLVDGYPIRNFEFPQVGIIDGDCKSASIAAASIIAKVTRDRIMLNYDRLYPQYGFAKHKGYPTEEHLRNLAIYGPCDIHRKTFGPVAEELNLLWARQDLLSAEQAKKEL
- the lepB gene encoding signal peptidase I, giving the protein MEWLANLKIEYVIIISVVLLILRLWLGRYKNVTAKSAAEIVESVLIAIVLVFLIIRPFIIQAFFIPSGSMEPTLLVHDHILVNKFIYRFKEPQRGDIIVFKAPENATTDGVERDYIKRLIGLPGDVIEVRNGILYRNGKPVREPYIKEPMDYEMPPFKVPKGMLFVMGDNRNDSNDSHRWGPLDRNRVLGKALVIFWPPSRIGIPR
- the rimM gene encoding ribosome maturation factor RimM (Essential for efficient processing of 16S rRNA) translates to MASDEWNVLIGEVVAPFGRRGEVKVLPYTDYPEHFFELKEVRPDRAIEGQNLKIEAVRQHKNLLLVKFEGFNDISAAERLRGAKLYIREKDLVPLGKDEYYIHDIIGLEVVTPEGKSLGKVKEVIRGPANDVYVTERAMIPAVKEFVTSIDLREKRIVVRPIPGMVEENENES
- a CDS encoding KH domain-containing protein; its protein translation is MKELIEYLVKALVDEPAQVDIREVVGEESTTFEIRVAPNDLGKVIGKQGKIANALRTVAKAAAMREKKRVYLEIIP
- a CDS encoding YlqD family protein, with translation MLVKRRVIIKAVVTEKFKKQLISQLEQALQEVKRTQQQIETQGMRYLAELEGRDPTQAVAFARKLERQKRKQEAVRARLDEELSKVRMLELGAEHPQGTVEGLVEINIGDNINEKLCATELIVEDGFVKEIRNP
- a CDS encoding YraN family protein; amino-acid sequence: MGTARSALGRAGEERAIKHLESIGYKVVERNFRCSGGEIDAIAYDGSDLVFIEVKARRSTSFGYPSEAVDSLKQAKLIRSAEIYLADRSLGEVGARFDIVEVYFERGKLVRIEVIKGAFMEDR